Proteins encoded within one genomic window of Columba livia isolate bColLiv1 breed racing homer chromosome 1, bColLiv1.pat.W.v2, whole genome shotgun sequence:
- the LOC102089120 gene encoding retinoic acid-induced protein 3 produces MTTMTTTTSPPRGCGNIDADYYLLCDVEKAWGIVLESLAAAGVLVTIFLICSLFSLICKVQDNNKRHMISIYFFFLLGTLGIFGLTFAFIIKLNSRTRPTRFFLFGVIFALCFSCLLTHAFNLNKLVRGRKPFSWLILLLLIVSFALVQVVISIEYLVTMLVNQRDDFLSMTAEETNKDFVMLLIYVLFLMALTFLVSMFTFCGSYKRWKRHGAHIFVTVLFSIAIWVVWITMLTKGNTVLNNPSWDDPVVAIALVSNGWIFLIMYIIPEICFLTAPPKLEDYPPENDFCQPKLIKQTTGVDNRAYTQDEIVQGDREDLSYNPYSSHFQMKNIEPQNNFSIPRPNARTSPYHDYTGGKGPM; encoded by the exons ATGACGACGATGACAACGACGACATCGCCTCCCCGAGGTTGCGGCAACATCGATGCTGACTATTACCTGCTCTGTGATGTGGAGAAGGCCTGGGGGATTGTCCTGGAGTCACTGGCTGCAGCTGGTGTCCTCGTCACCATTTTCCTCATCTGCTCGCTCTTCTCTCTCATCTGTAAAGTTCAAGACAACAACAAGCGGCACATGATCTccatctatttcttctttctcttaggCACACTCGGCATTTTTGGTCTCACTTTTGCCTTCATCATTAAACTCAATTCCAGGACTCGCCCAACTCGCTTCTTCCTGTTTGGAGTCATCTTTGCTCTCTGCTTCTCATGCCTCCTCACCCATGCCTTCAACCTCAACAAACTAGTGAGAGGAAGAAAGCCCTTCTCCTGGCTAATATTGCTGCTCCTCATTGTTTCTTTTGCCCTGGTACAAGTTGTGATCAGCATTGAGTACTTAGTCACCATGCTAGTAAACCAGAGAGACGATTTTTTGAGTATGACTGCAGAGGAGACCAACAAAGACTTTGTCATGCTTTTGATCTATGTGCTCTTCTTGATGGCTCTGACCTTCTTGGTTTCCATGTTCACATTCTGTGGCTCATACAAAAGGTGGAAGAGGCATGGGGCACACATCTTTGTCACTGTCCTGTTCTCCATTGCCATTTGGGTAGTGTGGATCACTATGCTCACGAAAGGCAACACAGTTTTAAATAATCCTAGCTGGGACGATCCTGTCGTGGCCATTGCTCTGGTGTCCAATGGATGGATCTTCCTGATAATGTATATCATCCCTGAAATTTGTTTCCTCACTGCCCCTCCAAAGCTGGAGGACTACCCTCCAGAAAATGACTTTTGCCAACCCAAGCTCATAAAGCAGACGACTGGAGTGGACAACCGTGCCTACACCCAAGATGAAATTGTGCAAG GAGACAGAGAAGATCTCAGCTACAACCCATACTCTTCTCACTTTCAGATGAAG aacATTGAACCCCAAAATAATTTCTCCATCCCTCGGCCCAACGCCCGGACAAGCCCATACCATGACTACACTGGTGGGAAAGGCCCCATGTAG